One Hypomesus transpacificus isolate Combined female chromosome 21, fHypTra1, whole genome shotgun sequence genomic region harbors:
- the LOC124483658 gene encoding equilibrative nucleoside transporter 1-like: MAVNVPKDKYNAVWLIFFMLGIGTLLPWNFFMTATMYFTGRLKEPATSDIENPFVNETGSNFDTRSVLEAKFNNVMTLCSMVPLLVFTCLNSFLHSLIPQMFRVMGSLTVILVVFLITAILVKVEIAPLSFFSLTMIKIGIINSFGAILQGSLFGMAGLLPASYTTPIMSGQGLAGSFAAFSMICAIASGSEIQDAAFGYFITACAVISLSILSYVALPKMEFFQYYQESNRDSLPRDIDIDLIKKENTGDSRPVEQNAKPKVSITAIFKKIWVLALAVCFAFTITIGTFPAVTADVKSSIAKGGSWEKYFIPVSCFLLFNLCDWAGRSLTAVCMWPGKDSILLPLFIVARVVFVPLFMLCNVQPRYNLPIYFEHDAWFIVFMIFFAFSNGYLASLCMCFGPKKVPNHEAETAGAIMAFFLSLGLALGAALSFLFRGLV, from the exons ATGGCTGTTAACGTGCCTAAAGATAA GTACAATGCTGTCTGGCTGATTTTCTTCATGTTGGGGATCGGCACTTTACTGCCATGGAACTTCTTCATGACTGCAACCATG TATTTTACTGGTCGCCTGAAGGAACCTGCCACTTCTGACATTGAAAACCCTTTTGTGAATGAAACTGGGAGCAATTTCGACACTCGCAGTGTTTTGGAAGCAAAGTTTAATAATGTGATGACCCTGTGCTCTATGGTGCCATTGCTAGTGTTCACCTGCCTCAACTCATTCCTGCATAGCTT GATCCCACAAATGTTTCGTGTCATGGGCAGCTTAACAGTGATCTTGGTTGTATTTTTAATAACGGCCATACTTGTGAAAGTTGAAATTGCAcccctctcctttttctccttgACCATGATTAAGATTGGCATCATAAACT CGTTTGGAGCCATCCTACAAGGCAGTCTCTTTGGCATGGCCGGTTTACTGCCTGCTTCCTACACTACACCCATCATGAGTGGACAGGGACTTGCAGGCTCATTTGCAGCCTTCTCTATGATATGTGCCATAGCAA GTGGCTCTGAAATACAGGATGCCGCTTTTGGATACTTCATAACCGCCTGTGCTGTAATTTCTTTGTCCATTCTATCCTACGTTGCCCTGCCAAAAATG GAGTTCTTCCAATACTACCAGGAAAGCAACAGAGACAGCCTGCCTAGAGATATAGACATTGATTTGATCAAGAAGG AGAATACTGGTGACTCAAGACCAGTGGAGCAGAATGCAAAACCAAAAGTTTCTATCACtgccattttcaaaaag ATCTGGGTATTGGCTCTtgctgtgtgctttgccttcaCCATAACCATTGGCACATTCCCTGCTGTCACTGCTGATGTGAAGTCATCCATCGCCAAGGGAGGCTCCTGGG AGAAGTATTTTATTCCTGTGTCATGCTTTCTGCTCTTCAACTTGTGTGACTGGGCTGGGAGGAGTCTCACagcagtgtgtatgtgg CCTGGGAAAGACAGCATTCTGCTCCCTCTGTTCATCGTGGCCCGGGTGGTCTTTGTGCCACTTTTCATGCTTTGTAACGTCCAGCCACGTTATAACTTGCCAATTTATTTTGAGCATGACGCCTGGTTCATTGTCTTTATGATCTTCTTTGCCTTCTCCAATGGATACCTGGCCAGTCTTTGTATGTGCTTTGGACCAAA GAAAGTTCCTAATCACGAGGCAGAGACTGCAGGTGCCATTATGgccttctttctttccttgGGTTTGGCGCTTGGAgctgctctctccttcctcttcagaGGCCTGGTCTGA